The following are from one region of the Andrena cerasifolii isolate SP2316 chromosome 1, iyAndCera1_principal, whole genome shotgun sequence genome:
- the Mrpl38 gene encoding mitochondrial ribosomal protein L38 isoform X1, whose translation MANKVFWIFAKHFPLHSKIRAEQIRHGHHIRGKPPTIARTLKQRLDSSVLALKETDPIISYKVDIGFSVPRPSKKETDVWMTERKAIRSDASKEKQARNRSLSVDLNKVKEAWLDTASPFHTRRIADHYRIFQDLFGDAYFAPVVPLEIDYNIEDDTLARVYTGNVIKPSEASEPPLVKYKTPKDALWTLVMSTPDGNMQNSENEYCHWLLGNIPENKIEHGERIMDYLRPIPPRGVGYYRYVFVLYRQSQRLDYTEYKKAEPCLQLKERDWNTLEFYRQHQDHLTPAGLAFFQSDWDPTVKQFYQSTLGTNEPIFQYDFSKPYIKPQTWFPLREPFNLYLDKYRDPKEIMKEFLLKKLKDVHPFKEPKSPLKYPNACAFDKYIPSWLKLEMRKERMGWGRINDAK comes from the exons ATGGCGAACAAAGTGTTTTGGATTTTCGCCAAACATTTTCCATTGCACTCCAAGATCCGTGCGGAACAAATACGCCATGGACATCATATACGAGGAAAACCGCCGACGATTGCTCGCACTTTGAAGCAACGACTCGACT CTTCCGTTTTAGCGCTTAAAGAAACAGATCCGATAATATCGTACAAGGTGGACATTGGCTTTTCCGTACCGAGACCATCCAAAAAGGAGACTGACGTTTGGATGACTGAGAGAAAAGCCATAAGATCCGATGCTAGTAAAGAAAAACAAGCGAGAAATAGATCGC TGTCCGTCGATTTGAACAAAGTAAAAGAAGCTTGGTTAGATACGGCCAGTCCATTTCACACCCGTAGGATAGCCGACCATTACAGAATCTTCCAAGATTTATTCGGAGACGCCTATTTCGCACCTGTCGTGCCATTAGAAATCGATTACAATATAGAGGACGATACGTTGGCTAGAGTTTACACGGGAAATGTCATAAAGCCTAGCGAAGCTAGCGAACCGCCACTGGTTAAATACAAAACCCCAAAGGATGCCTTATGGACTTTGGTAATGAGCACACCGGATGGAAATATGCAAAATTCGGAGAACGAGTATTGCCACTGGCTTCT AGGAAACATTCCTGAAAACAAAATAGAACACGGGGAGCGAATAATGGATTATTTGAGACCAATTCCGCCAAGAGGAGTCGGTTATTATCGCTACGTATTCGTGCTTTATAGGCAGAGTCAACGTTTAGATTACACGGAATACAAGAAGGCTGAACCCTG TTTACAGTTGAAAGAACGCGATTGGAACACGTTGGAGTTTTATCGCCAGCATCAAGATCATCTTACACCGGCTGGTTTAGCGTTCTTTCAGAGCGATTGGGATCCTACGGTGAAGCAGTTTTATCAGTCGACATTAG GCACGAACGAACCAATATTTCAGTACGATTTTTCAAAACCGTATATTAAACCTCAAACATGGTTTCCACTGAGAGAACCGTTTAACCTTTATTTGGACAAATACAGGGATCCCAAGGAGATAATGAaagaatttctattaaaaaaattgaaagacgTTCATCCTTTTAAAGAGCCAAAATCACCTCTCAAATATCCTAACGCGTGCGCCTTTGACAAGTATATACCTTCCTGGTTGAAATTGGAAATGAGAAAGGAACGCATGGGATGGGGTCGAATCAATGATGCAAAGTAA
- the Mrpl38 gene encoding mitochondrial ribosomal protein L38 isoform X2, whose amino-acid sequence MANKVFWIFAKHFPLHSKIRAEQIRHGHHIRGKPPTIARTLKQRLDSLKETDPIISYKVDIGFSVPRPSKKETDVWMTERKAIRSDASKEKQARNRSLSVDLNKVKEAWLDTASPFHTRRIADHYRIFQDLFGDAYFAPVVPLEIDYNIEDDTLARVYTGNVIKPSEASEPPLVKYKTPKDALWTLVMSTPDGNMQNSENEYCHWLLGNIPENKIEHGERIMDYLRPIPPRGVGYYRYVFVLYRQSQRLDYTEYKKAEPCLQLKERDWNTLEFYRQHQDHLTPAGLAFFQSDWDPTVKQFYQSTLGTNEPIFQYDFSKPYIKPQTWFPLREPFNLYLDKYRDPKEIMKEFLLKKLKDVHPFKEPKSPLKYPNACAFDKYIPSWLKLEMRKERMGWGRINDAK is encoded by the exons ATGGCGAACAAAGTGTTTTGGATTTTCGCCAAACATTTTCCATTGCACTCCAAGATCCGTGCGGAACAAATACGCCATGGACATCATATACGAGGAAAACCGCCGACGATTGCTCGCACTTTGAAGCAACGACTCGACT CGCTTAAAGAAACAGATCCGATAATATCGTACAAGGTGGACATTGGCTTTTCCGTACCGAGACCATCCAAAAAGGAGACTGACGTTTGGATGACTGAGAGAAAAGCCATAAGATCCGATGCTAGTAAAGAAAAACAAGCGAGAAATAGATCGC TGTCCGTCGATTTGAACAAAGTAAAAGAAGCTTGGTTAGATACGGCCAGTCCATTTCACACCCGTAGGATAGCCGACCATTACAGAATCTTCCAAGATTTATTCGGAGACGCCTATTTCGCACCTGTCGTGCCATTAGAAATCGATTACAATATAGAGGACGATACGTTGGCTAGAGTTTACACGGGAAATGTCATAAAGCCTAGCGAAGCTAGCGAACCGCCACTGGTTAAATACAAAACCCCAAAGGATGCCTTATGGACTTTGGTAATGAGCACACCGGATGGAAATATGCAAAATTCGGAGAACGAGTATTGCCACTGGCTTCT AGGAAACATTCCTGAAAACAAAATAGAACACGGGGAGCGAATAATGGATTATTTGAGACCAATTCCGCCAAGAGGAGTCGGTTATTATCGCTACGTATTCGTGCTTTATAGGCAGAGTCAACGTTTAGATTACACGGAATACAAGAAGGCTGAACCCTG TTTACAGTTGAAAGAACGCGATTGGAACACGTTGGAGTTTTATCGCCAGCATCAAGATCATCTTACACCGGCTGGTTTAGCGTTCTTTCAGAGCGATTGGGATCCTACGGTGAAGCAGTTTTATCAGTCGACATTAG GCACGAACGAACCAATATTTCAGTACGATTTTTCAAAACCGTATATTAAACCTCAAACATGGTTTCCACTGAGAGAACCGTTTAACCTTTATTTGGACAAATACAGGGATCCCAAGGAGATAATGAaagaatttctattaaaaaaattgaaagacgTTCATCCTTTTAAAGAGCCAAAATCACCTCTCAAATATCCTAACGCGTGCGCCTTTGACAAGTATATACCTTCCTGGTTGAAATTGGAAATGAGAAAGGAACGCATGGGATGGGGTCGAATCAATGATGCAAAGTAA
- the LOC143378368 gene encoding uncharacterized protein LOC143378368 translates to MLSSHRTTGIVKSAGIKDDRWSTKDKLDQYRGVLRLYGRERRLGSQDAGKLKKRISWQLGSFHEDVKKYRQIINDTARGISDGRIHSLLQGRKDLQLRCHGRDTEDIYVSVYEESNRKRRQLDKLRYEKKRKMKRCFELQLEHAELFNDFTQEQETPWTQCETQQILITNYQRSMAKQNAAKAINITYTSMLEILKQDSVHHETLLDTLKQDQQSQCKVILKATIMGQLAVEQSDDIGEKCRRVNRKVWNNMKERERALSVVRGQVQDLWSFARSLIRTESEAIFTMDITRAMTASHATLENQIRSLEEVFGKVKDSLLVRSYRELLSRLEVQMKQRTRLLDQFDRNVKERDLLLSKKTEALSTLSDIEHSLVAGGEEYNGDRNILLEQIAMEKKREVEQKNARKERGKLLMDVRAALQNMAAILVCVRKGGKVLKKQTKGGEHDTDEHEEQYGVPLQMEKMETEGLTLLSTVSRKVGALFGMSNFEFEKDREDRARDLYQTYVSDYHSKLRFNDVDSEPTGLFVEHEAIDSSVPTRAEIKLRSKQAVETYLRLE, encoded by the exons ATGCTTTCCAGCCATCGAACAACGGGGATCGTCAAATCGGCTGGAATCAAGGACGATAGATGGTCGACAAAGGACAAACTAGACCAATATCGTGGCGTTCTAAGGTTATACG GACGCGAAAGAAGGCTCGGATCGCAAGATGCtggcaaattgaaaaaaagaatatCTTGGCAATTGGGCTCGTTCCACGAAGATGTAAAAAAGTATCGTCAAATTATAAATGACACCGCGAGAGGAATCTCGGACGGTCGTATCCATAGTTTATTACAAGGTCGCAAAGATTTGCAGTTGAGGTGTCATGGACGCGATACAGAG GATATTTACGTCTCCGTTTACGAGGAAAGCAATCGAAAACGTCGTCAGCTCGATAAGCTTCGTtacgagaaaaaaagaaagatgaaACGATGTTTTGAACTACAG TTGGAGCATGCTGAACTCTTCAACGACTTCACGCAAGAACAAGAAACACCATGGACTCAATGTGAAACGCAGCAGATATTGATAACGAATTATCAGCGGTCCATGGCGAAGCAAAATGCTGCGAAAGCGATAAATATAACGTATACTTCTATGCTCGAAATCTTAAAACAG GACTCGGTGCACCACGAGACCTTGTTGGACACATTGAAACAGGATCAGCAGAGTCAGTGTAAAGTAATACTTAAAGCAACGATAATGGGTCAGCTCGCGGTGGAACAGTCCGATGACATTGGAGAAAAGTGTAGACGCGTTAATCGGAAGGTCTGGAATAATATGAAGGAGAGAGAACGTGCTTTATCGGTCGTTCGCGGACAAGTCCAAGATCTGTGGTCTTTCGCACGATCGTTGATACGAACCGAA AGCGAAGCCATATTCACGATGGACATCACCCGTGCCATGACTGCGTCGCACGCCACTTTAGAAAATCAAATAAGATCCTTGGAAGAGGTGTTCGGTAAAGTTAAGGACTCGCTACTTGTACGGTCCTATCGAGAGTTGCTTTCaag ACTGGAAGTACAAATGAAACAGCGAACACGATTGTTGGACCAATTCGATCGTAACGTGAAGGAACGCGACTTGTTATTGAGTAAGAAAACCGAGGCTCTGTCCACCCTCTCCGACATCGAACATTCCCTTGTGGCTGGCGGGGAAGA GTATAatggagatagaaatattttacTGGAACAAATCGCGATGGAAAAGAAACGAGAAGTCGAACAGAAAAATGCGAGAAAAGAGCGTGGCAAGCTATTGATGGATGTAAGAGCGGCTTTGCAAAATATGGCGGCCATTCTGGTTTGCGTTAGGAAAGGTGGTAAAGtgttaaaaaaacaaacaaaaggaGGCGAGCACGATACGGACGAACACGAAGAACAATATGGTGTACCATTACAGATGGAAAAAATGGAGACGGAAG GTCTGACGTTATTATCGACTGTAAGCCGAAAAGTAGGAGCGTTGTTTGGAATGAGCAACTTCGAATTCGAGAAAGATAGAGAGGACAGAGCGAGAGATTTGTATCAAACGTATGTCTCCGATTATCATTCGAAATTAAGGTTCAACGACGTGGACTCGGAACCAACGG GGTTATTTGTGGAGCACGAAGCGATCGATTCATCGGTACCGACGCGAGCCGAGATCAAGTTAAGGAGCAAACAAGCCGTAGAAACTTACTTAAGACTGGAATGA
- the Hig gene encoding locomotion-related protein hikaru genki isoform X2 has product MSIEKEIRGKLLETASRTIRVTTYFLLLLGLTTTGFCDGRHTDTDGGFQRGCKLDGLHALLIVTYKNITISVDNITVPHEERVTVRCRELGKYKLVGDDSLHCRNSSWSGKLPSCAPTTAISNYTEIEDVPPTIVFGLPAGSAAVEPSGTLAVFPGSILHLECLFARKLGNPEWTWTSTFRQYLTGWAIAARERDWKYRLSIYYAKAQDSGVYTCSTPRGLSNSIRVHVVDVQCPVLSSPEPPLTGKIEGARMGHGAVFDCPVGYRLEGAAGITCRYNGKWSADIPRCEIIECPSMDTPSDDTWLQLLEYNNSFAGRAVFACMWGHKLLGSQSIECKGDGSWSGAIPSCAEITCPAPLIPKSGRIIEQTHRRTPPTRKKQHRPNRVYRAGALVRFACLPGHQLFGEASVICTENGTWSHSSPVCKVRCPYPGDPPHGRIAPLKFWYKPGDNIQVTCSPGYVTPLEPVRKPTCRENGIWSAPPPPCRSYKDV; this is encoded by the exons ATGTCCATCGAGAAAGAAATAAGAGGGAAATTGTTGGAAACTGCGAGCCGCACGATACGCGTTACGACGTATTTTCTTTTGTTACTCGGTTTGACTACAACTGGATTCTGCGATGGGAGACATACAG ATACCGACGGCGGATTCCAGCGAGGTTGCAAACTCGATGGTCTGCATGCACTTTTAATCGTTACTTACAAGAATATCACGATATCC GTGGACAACATTACTGTACCGCACGAAGAACGCGTGACGGTACGATGCAGGGAACTTGGCAAGTACAAGCTGGTCGGTGATGACTCGTTGCACTGCCGTAACTCGAGTTGGAGCGGTAAACTACCCTCTTGCGCCCCGACAACGGCCATCTCCAATTACACGG AAATAGAAGATGTCCCGCCAACGATCGTGTTTGGATTACCAGCTGGATCGGCAGCGGTCGAACCATCCGGTACTCTCGCTGTCTTTCCAGGAAGTATTCTTCATTTGGAGTGTCTGTTTGCCAGGAAACTCGGTAATCCGGAATGGACTTGGACCTCGACGTTTCGCCAATATTTGACCG GATGGGCTATTGCTGCACGCGAGAGAGATTGGAAATACCGACTTTCGATATATTACGCGAAAGCTCAAGATTCTGGTGTGTACACGTGCTCTACACCCCGCGGGCTGTCCAACTCTATACGCGTACACGTCGTAG ACGTTCAATGTCCAGTTTTGAGTTCACCTGAACCACCGCTGACCGGTAAGATTGAAGGCGCGCGGATGGGTCACGGAGCGGTATTCGACTGCCCTGTTGGGTACAGGCTGGAAGGTGCCGCTGGAATAACGTGTCGATACAACG GCAAATGGTCGGCCGATATACCTAGGTGCGAAATCATCGAATGCCCTTCTATGGATACGCCTAGCGATGATACGTGGTTACAGCTTCTCGAGTACAATAATAGTTTTGCCGGTAGAGCCGTATTTGCATGCATGTGGGGTCACAAGCTGTTGGGATCTCAGAGCATAGAGTGCAAAGGGGATGGTTCGTGGAGTGGGGCTATACCGAGTTGCGCGG AGATTACCTGTCCTGCTCCATTGATACCAAAGAGTGGACGTATTATCGAGCAAACGCATCGTCGTACGCCGCCGACAAGGAAAAAACAACATCGTCCAAATCGCGTCTACAGAGCTGGCGCCCTCGTTAGATTCGCTTGTTTGCCGGGCCACCAACTTTTCGGCGAAGCCTCCGTGATATGCACCGAAAATGGAACGTGGTCCCACTCGTCGCCAGTCT GCAAAGTGAGATGCCCTTATCCCGGCGATCCGCCTCATGGACGAATCGCACCCCTCAAGTTTTGGTACAAACCTGGCGATAACATACAG GTAACTTGCTCGCCTGGCTACGTAACACCCTTGGAACCTGTAAGGAAACCGACTTGTCGAGAGAATGGGATATGGAGTGCACCGCCCCCGCCGTGCAGGTCGTATAAAGATGTTTAA
- the Hig gene encoding locomotion-related protein hikaru genki isoform X3 — protein sequence MSIEKEIRGKLLETASRTIRVTTYFLLLLGLTTTGFCDGRHTDTDGGFQRGCKLDGLHALLIVTYKNITISVDNITVPHEERVTVRCRELGKYKLVGDDSLHCRNSSWSGKLPSCAPTTAISNYTEDVPPTIVFGLPAGSAAVEPSGTLAVFPGSILHLECLFARKLGNPEWTWTSTFRQYLTGWAIAARERDWKYRLSIYYAKAQDSGVYTCSTPRGLSNSIRVHVVDVQCPVLSSPEPPLTGKIEGARMGHGAVFDCPVGYRLEGAAGITCRYNGKWSADIPRCEIIECPSMDTPSDDTWLQLLEYNNSFAGRAVFACMWGHKLLGSQSIECKGDGSWSGAIPSCAEITCPAPLIPKSGRIIEQTHRRTPPTRKKQHRPNRVYRAGALVRFACLPGHQLFGEASVICTENGTWSHSSPVCKVRCPYPGDPPHGRIAPLKFWYKPGDNIQVTCSPGYVTPLEPVRKPTCRENGIWSAPPPPCRSYKDV from the exons ATGTCCATCGAGAAAGAAATAAGAGGGAAATTGTTGGAAACTGCGAGCCGCACGATACGCGTTACGACGTATTTTCTTTTGTTACTCGGTTTGACTACAACTGGATTCTGCGATGGGAGACATACAG ATACCGACGGCGGATTCCAGCGAGGTTGCAAACTCGATGGTCTGCATGCACTTTTAATCGTTACTTACAAGAATATCACGATATCC GTGGACAACATTACTGTACCGCACGAAGAACGCGTGACGGTACGATGCAGGGAACTTGGCAAGTACAAGCTGGTCGGTGATGACTCGTTGCACTGCCGTAACTCGAGTTGGAGCGGTAAACTACCCTCTTGCGCCCCGACAACGGCCATCTCCAATTACACGG AAGATGTCCCGCCAACGATCGTGTTTGGATTACCAGCTGGATCGGCAGCGGTCGAACCATCCGGTACTCTCGCTGTCTTTCCAGGAAGTATTCTTCATTTGGAGTGTCTGTTTGCCAGGAAACTCGGTAATCCGGAATGGACTTGGACCTCGACGTTTCGCCAATATTTGACCG GATGGGCTATTGCTGCACGCGAGAGAGATTGGAAATACCGACTTTCGATATATTACGCGAAAGCTCAAGATTCTGGTGTGTACACGTGCTCTACACCCCGCGGGCTGTCCAACTCTATACGCGTACACGTCGTAG ACGTTCAATGTCCAGTTTTGAGTTCACCTGAACCACCGCTGACCGGTAAGATTGAAGGCGCGCGGATGGGTCACGGAGCGGTATTCGACTGCCCTGTTGGGTACAGGCTGGAAGGTGCCGCTGGAATAACGTGTCGATACAACG GCAAATGGTCGGCCGATATACCTAGGTGCGAAATCATCGAATGCCCTTCTATGGATACGCCTAGCGATGATACGTGGTTACAGCTTCTCGAGTACAATAATAGTTTTGCCGGTAGAGCCGTATTTGCATGCATGTGGGGTCACAAGCTGTTGGGATCTCAGAGCATAGAGTGCAAAGGGGATGGTTCGTGGAGTGGGGCTATACCGAGTTGCGCGG AGATTACCTGTCCTGCTCCATTGATACCAAAGAGTGGACGTATTATCGAGCAAACGCATCGTCGTACGCCGCCGACAAGGAAAAAACAACATCGTCCAAATCGCGTCTACAGAGCTGGCGCCCTCGTTAGATTCGCTTGTTTGCCGGGCCACCAACTTTTCGGCGAAGCCTCCGTGATATGCACCGAAAATGGAACGTGGTCCCACTCGTCGCCAGTCT GCAAAGTGAGATGCCCTTATCCCGGCGATCCGCCTCATGGACGAATCGCACCCCTCAAGTTTTGGTACAAACCTGGCGATAACATACAG GTAACTTGCTCGCCTGGCTACGTAACACCCTTGGAACCTGTAAGGAAACCGACTTGTCGAGAGAATGGGATATGGAGTGCACCGCCCCCGCCGTGCAGGTCGTATAAAGATGTTTAA
- the Hig gene encoding locomotion-related protein hikaru genki isoform X1, protein MSIEKEIRGKLLETASRTIRVTTYFLLLLGLTTTGFCDGRHTDTDGGFQRGCKLDGLHALLIVTYKNITISVDNITVPHEERVTVRCRELGKYKLVGDDSLHCRNSSWSGKLPSCAPTTAISNYTGEIEDVPPTIVFGLPAGSAAVEPSGTLAVFPGSILHLECLFARKLGNPEWTWTSTFRQYLTGWAIAARERDWKYRLSIYYAKAQDSGVYTCSTPRGLSNSIRVHVVDVQCPVLSSPEPPLTGKIEGARMGHGAVFDCPVGYRLEGAAGITCRYNGKWSADIPRCEIIECPSMDTPSDDTWLQLLEYNNSFAGRAVFACMWGHKLLGSQSIECKGDGSWSGAIPSCAEITCPAPLIPKSGRIIEQTHRRTPPTRKKQHRPNRVYRAGALVRFACLPGHQLFGEASVICTENGTWSHSSPVCKVRCPYPGDPPHGRIAPLKFWYKPGDNIQVTCSPGYVTPLEPVRKPTCRENGIWSAPPPPCRSYKDV, encoded by the exons ATGTCCATCGAGAAAGAAATAAGAGGGAAATTGTTGGAAACTGCGAGCCGCACGATACGCGTTACGACGTATTTTCTTTTGTTACTCGGTTTGACTACAACTGGATTCTGCGATGGGAGACATACAG ATACCGACGGCGGATTCCAGCGAGGTTGCAAACTCGATGGTCTGCATGCACTTTTAATCGTTACTTACAAGAATATCACGATATCC GTGGACAACATTACTGTACCGCACGAAGAACGCGTGACGGTACGATGCAGGGAACTTGGCAAGTACAAGCTGGTCGGTGATGACTCGTTGCACTGCCGTAACTCGAGTTGGAGCGGTAAACTACCCTCTTGCGCCCCGACAACGGCCATCTCCAATTACACGG GAGAAATAGAAGATGTCCCGCCAACGATCGTGTTTGGATTACCAGCTGGATCGGCAGCGGTCGAACCATCCGGTACTCTCGCTGTCTTTCCAGGAAGTATTCTTCATTTGGAGTGTCTGTTTGCCAGGAAACTCGGTAATCCGGAATGGACTTGGACCTCGACGTTTCGCCAATATTTGACCG GATGGGCTATTGCTGCACGCGAGAGAGATTGGAAATACCGACTTTCGATATATTACGCGAAAGCTCAAGATTCTGGTGTGTACACGTGCTCTACACCCCGCGGGCTGTCCAACTCTATACGCGTACACGTCGTAG ACGTTCAATGTCCAGTTTTGAGTTCACCTGAACCACCGCTGACCGGTAAGATTGAAGGCGCGCGGATGGGTCACGGAGCGGTATTCGACTGCCCTGTTGGGTACAGGCTGGAAGGTGCCGCTGGAATAACGTGTCGATACAACG GCAAATGGTCGGCCGATATACCTAGGTGCGAAATCATCGAATGCCCTTCTATGGATACGCCTAGCGATGATACGTGGTTACAGCTTCTCGAGTACAATAATAGTTTTGCCGGTAGAGCCGTATTTGCATGCATGTGGGGTCACAAGCTGTTGGGATCTCAGAGCATAGAGTGCAAAGGGGATGGTTCGTGGAGTGGGGCTATACCGAGTTGCGCGG AGATTACCTGTCCTGCTCCATTGATACCAAAGAGTGGACGTATTATCGAGCAAACGCATCGTCGTACGCCGCCGACAAGGAAAAAACAACATCGTCCAAATCGCGTCTACAGAGCTGGCGCCCTCGTTAGATTCGCTTGTTTGCCGGGCCACCAACTTTTCGGCGAAGCCTCCGTGATATGCACCGAAAATGGAACGTGGTCCCACTCGTCGCCAGTCT GCAAAGTGAGATGCCCTTATCCCGGCGATCCGCCTCATGGACGAATCGCACCCCTCAAGTTTTGGTACAAACCTGGCGATAACATACAG GTAACTTGCTCGCCTGGCTACGTAACACCCTTGGAACCTGTAAGGAAACCGACTTGTCGAGAGAATGGGATATGGAGTGCACCGCCCCCGCCGTGCAGGTCGTATAAAGATGTTTAA